From the Selenomonas timonae genome, one window contains:
- the aroC gene encoding chorismate synthase → MSHLRFITGGESHGAALTAILDGMPAGLRVTREAIDAQLARRQQGYGRGDRMKIETDRVEVLSGLRFGETLGSPITLQVVNRDFANWTERMDPFGVPAGSKVTAVRPGHADLTGVLKYDRLDARDILERSSARETTMRVAVGAVCRQLLAAVGVTVASHVTEIGGVTVDRAAIRDEDIGMTNSDDLNCCDPAAEIRMKDRIDEAQAAGDTLGGVFEVVVRGLSVGLGSHTQWDARLDGKLAGALMSIQAIKGVEIGAGFACAHLPGSEIHDELYMGTDGRPYRRTNRAGGLEGGMTNGETLIVRAAMKPIPTLMAPLKTVDLATGKEVSASKERSDTCAVPAASVVGEAMASYVLADAICTQFHADSMTDLKESLAAYRARLERVWKKA, encoded by the coding sequence ATGAGCCATTTGCGTTTTATCACGGGCGGCGAGTCCCACGGCGCGGCGCTGACGGCGATTCTCGATGGAATGCCGGCAGGGCTGCGTGTGACGCGTGAGGCGATTGATGCGCAGCTCGCGCGCCGCCAGCAGGGCTATGGGCGCGGCGACCGCATGAAGATCGAGACGGATCGCGTCGAGGTGCTTTCGGGGCTGCGTTTTGGGGAGACACTGGGATCGCCGATCACACTGCAGGTTGTGAACCGCGATTTTGCAAACTGGACGGAGCGCATGGATCCATTTGGAGTGCCCGCAGGGTCAAAGGTCACAGCCGTGCGCCCCGGGCATGCCGATCTCACGGGCGTGCTGAAATATGATAGGCTGGACGCACGCGACATCCTCGAGCGATCGAGTGCGCGCGAGACGACAATGCGTGTCGCCGTCGGTGCCGTCTGTCGTCAGCTCCTCGCAGCCGTGGGGGTGACTGTTGCTTCGCATGTGACAGAGATCGGCGGCGTGACAGTTGACCGTGCGGCAATCCGTGACGAAGATATCGGCATGACGAACAGTGATGATTTGAACTGCTGCGATCCTGCGGCAGAGATACGGATGAAAGACCGCATCGACGAGGCACAGGCGGCGGGCGACACGCTCGGCGGCGTCTTTGAGGTCGTTGTACGCGGTCTGTCTGTCGGTCTCGGCTCGCATACGCAGTGGGATGCGCGTCTCGATGGAAAGCTTGCGGGCGCTCTCATGTCCATTCAGGCGATCAAGGGCGTGGAAATCGGCGCGGGCTTTGCGTGTGCGCATCTGCCCGGCAGCGAGATCCACGATGAACTCTATATGGGGACAGACGGACGCCCCTATCGCAGGACGAATCGTGCGGGCGGCCTCGAGGGTGGCATGACAAACGGAGAGACACTTATCGTTCGCGCGGCGATGAAGCCCATCCCGACGCTGATGGCACCGCTGAAGACGGTCGATCTTGCAACGGGCAAGGAGGTCTCGGCGAGCAAGGAGCGCAGCGACACCTGCGCCGTTCCTGCCGCTTCTGTGGTGGGTGAGGCGATGGCCTCCTATGTTCTCGCGGATGCCATCTGTACGCAGTTCCATGCGGATTCGATGACTGATCTCAAAGAATCCCTTGCCGCCTATCGTGCGCGGCTCGAGAGGGTGTGGAAGAAGGCATGA
- the rplS gene encoding 50S ribosomal protein L19, protein MNIIEVLEKEQLRSDIPAFAPGDTVRVHARIVEGTRERIQVFEGVVIARQGSGVRETFTVRRIASGVGVERLFPVHSPRIAKIEVTRRGIVRRAKLYYLRGLTGKAARIREKR, encoded by the coding sequence ATGAATATCATCGAGGTTCTTGAGAAGGAGCAGCTCCGTTCCGACATCCCCGCATTTGCACCGGGCGATACGGTTCGCGTCCATGCGCGCATCGTCGAGGGCACGCGCGAGCGCATTCAGGTGTTCGAGGGCGTTGTCATCGCGCGTCAGGGTTCGGGCGTGCGCGAGACCTTCACCGTGCGCCGCATTGCATCGGGTGTCGGCGTCGAGCGACTCTTCCCCGTGCATTCCCCGCGCATTGCAAAGATCGAGGTGACGCGTCGCGGCATTGTCCGCCGTGCGAAGCTCTACTATCTGCGCGGACTTACGGGCAAGGCGGCTCGCATTCGGGAAAAGCGCTAA
- the lepB gene encoding signal peptidase I — translation MEKETSTAAEIKDWIVSIVVAVALAMFIRTFIVELYVVDGPSMRPTLESEERLVVNKFIYRFRVPEKGEVLVFQYPRDPSRDFIKRVIATPGDTIEIREGRVLVNDQLLTEDYILEKTRSEYPKTTVPEGRIFVMGDNRNNSEDSRFADVGFVPYDLIKGKAILVFWPISAYKTL, via the coding sequence ATGGAAAAGGAAACATCGACTGCAGCGGAGATCAAGGATTGGATCGTATCCATCGTCGTTGCCGTTGCACTCGCCATGTTCATCCGCACGTTTATCGTGGAACTCTACGTTGTCGATGGTCCGTCGATGCGCCCGACACTCGAGTCGGAGGAGCGCCTCGTCGTCAATAAATTCATCTATCGCTTCCGCGTACCGGAGAAGGGCGAAGTGCTCGTCTTTCAGTACCCGCGCGATCCGAGCCGCGACTTCATCAAGCGCGTGATCGCGACGCCCGGTGACACAATCGAGATTCGCGAGGGGCGCGTGCTCGTCAACGATCAGCTGCTGACCGAGGACTACATCCTCGAGAAGACGCGCAGCGAGTACCCGAAGACGACAGTGCCCGAGGGGCGCATCTTCGTCATGGGCGACAACCGCAACAACTCCGAGGACAGCCGGTTTGCCGACGTCGGCTTCGTGCCGTACGACCTCATCAAGGGCAAGGCGATCCTCGTATTCTGGCCGATTTCTGCGTATAAGACGCTCTGA
- a CDS encoding GGDEF domain-containing protein has protein sequence MNRRWCKFVQMLFFALLVCTGHIASAETSELSWEYWQTDSPEFSIRGAKTVPAFPKDEGRWRKFNPQFGVAVPEGTHHVWIRVYIPPDTGVDESLFFSTTDQSVQIFLDGVSIYRYGDLGQHAFSYGRKWHLVDLPAWAVGRQLYFQVHSDNIWVLGQFDRIRLDRPAHQIEDVFLYDFPYVSGITALLIFIMLLGVYFFTEKELRDIYLRLIVVLFIFFVWMLSASSLVLLWLDWPVFWRIVELVSSYLIPLSANLLIYSIIDEQYKKNILCLSSIYGIIFVLAVLLEILGQNGLYLMRFCFYPALALCGLVTGYWLWLCYKRGNQRCRSLLVAFGTLSVLAVVDGLSSQYRIFGWHTYFVPFGIYTIGFFIVQLILERAAHERYLAELSASLENEVSVVTKRMEVDPLTGAFNRNKFPAATRDFMRISLEIKEPFALIMFDIDHFKSINDTYGHDVGDVVLVGFAQTISAFLDRRHVLIRWGGEEFILLCLHYDGAQAEAFANVIREAVSEAHIHPSDQVTCSGGVAIWYGTAEDTVDHMVKRADTALYQSKENGRNRITCEPDWREHMPPRRAKKPESKKPCSTGRS, from the coding sequence ATGAATCGGAGATGGTGCAAATTTGTGCAGATGCTTTTCTTTGCGCTGCTCGTTTGCACGGGACACATAGCTTCCGCTGAAACCTCCGAACTCTCATGGGAATATTGGCAGACGGATTCGCCGGAGTTCAGCATCCGTGGAGCGAAGACCGTCCCTGCATTTCCAAAGGATGAGGGGCGTTGGAGAAAATTCAATCCGCAGTTTGGTGTTGCTGTTCCGGAGGGGACGCACCATGTCTGGATTCGTGTCTACATTCCGCCGGATACGGGCGTGGATGAGAGCCTCTTCTTCTCCACAACAGATCAGTCCGTACAGATCTTTTTGGACGGGGTCTCCATCTATCGCTATGGCGATCTCGGTCAGCACGCCTTCTCCTATGGTCGGAAGTGGCATCTCGTTGATTTGCCGGCGTGGGCGGTCGGGCGTCAACTTTACTTTCAGGTTCATTCGGACAATATCTGGGTGCTTGGGCAGTTTGACCGCATTCGACTGGATCGCCCTGCGCACCAGATCGAGGATGTCTTCCTCTACGACTTTCCCTATGTCAGCGGCATTACAGCGCTCCTCATCTTCATCATGCTGCTCGGCGTCTACTTCTTTACGGAGAAGGAGCTGCGGGATATCTATCTGCGTCTGATCGTCGTCCTTTTCATCTTCTTTGTATGGATGCTCAGTGCGTCGAGTCTCGTGCTCCTCTGGCTCGACTGGCCTGTATTCTGGCGGATCGTAGAGCTGGTGTCGTCCTACCTGATTCCGCTGAGTGCCAACTTACTGATCTATAGCATCATTGACGAGCAGTATAAAAAAAACATCTTGTGCCTTTCCTCCATCTATGGAATCATCTTTGTTCTTGCCGTTTTGCTTGAGATTCTAGGGCAGAATGGCCTCTATCTCATGCGGTTCTGCTTCTATCCCGCCCTTGCTCTCTGCGGACTCGTGACCGGGTACTGGCTTTGGTTATGCTACAAACGCGGGAATCAGCGCTGCCGTTCGCTGCTCGTTGCGTTTGGAACACTCTCTGTACTTGCCGTGGTCGATGGGCTCTCGTCCCAATACCGCATATTCGGTTGGCACACCTATTTTGTTCCGTTCGGCATCTATACGATCGGCTTCTTCATCGTACAGCTGATCTTGGAGCGTGCCGCGCATGAACGTTACCTCGCAGAGCTCTCTGCGAGCCTTGAGAACGAGGTCAGCGTCGTGACGAAACGCATGGAGGTTGATCCGCTCACAGGCGCGTTCAATCGCAATAAATTCCCTGCGGCGACGCGCGACTTCATGCGCATCTCTCTTGAAATCAAGGAACCGTTTGCGCTCATCATGTTTGACATCGACCACTTTAAAAGCATCAATGACACCTATGGACACGATGTCGGCGACGTGGTGCTTGTGGGCTTTGCACAGACGATCAGCGCCTTCCTCGACCGCCGGCACGTTCTCATACGCTGGGGCGGTGAGGAGTTCATCCTGCTCTGTCTGCACTATGACGGTGCACAGGCAGAGGCTTTTGCCAACGTAATTCGCGAGGCGGTTTCAGAGGCGCACATCCACCCATCGGATCAGGTGACGTGCAGCGGTGGTGTTGCCATCTGGTACGGTACAGCCGAGGATACGGTGGATCATATGGTAAAGCGCGCTGACACGGCGCTCTATCAGTCGAAGGAGAACGGACGCAATCGCATCACCTGCGAGCCGGACTGGCGGGAACATATGCCGCCGCGCCGCGCAAAGAAGCCGGAGTCAAAAAAGCCCTGTTCGACGGGACGTTCCTAG
- a CDS encoding prepilin peptidase: MQEELHELFPARTALVPLAVLWLLSVIGILFFGGVTLRSLCGSLFSAVLLWLSYLDLRDGMLYDVITLPFAVFGFVPVLAGLLSLREALIGGTLCGVLFYCLYIAARDGLGGGDVKLAATLGVWLGWESALIAVWIAFMLGGIAAVFLLATGRKKRRDGIPFGPFLAAGGYVAFVAGAQIWQLYWGGVL, encoded by the coding sequence ATGCAGGAAGAGCTGCATGAGCTTTTTCCCGCACGAACTGCCCTCGTGCCGCTTGCTGTTCTTTGGCTGCTTTCCGTGATTGGCATTCTGTTCTTCGGCGGTGTCACGCTGCGCAGCCTCTGCGGCAGTCTTTTTTCTGCGGTGCTCCTCTGGCTCTCCTATCTTGACCTCAGAGATGGTATGCTCTATGATGTGATTACATTGCCCTTTGCTGTCTTCGGCTTTGTTCCGGTGCTGGCGGGGCTGCTTTCCCTGCGGGAGGCTCTCATCGGTGGGACGCTTTGCGGCGTCTTATTTTATTGCCTATATATTGCCGCACGCGACGGCCTTGGCGGCGGTGATGTAAAACTTGCTGCGACGCTCGGCGTTTGGCTGGGATGGGAATCGGCGCTGATTGCCGTCTGGATCGCCTTTATGCTCGGCGGAATTGCGGCGGTGTTCCTCCTTGCGACGGGGAGAAAAAAGCGCCGTGATGGGATTCCCTTCGGTCCCTTCCTCGCAGCTGGCGGCTATGTCGCCTTTGTCGCGGGCGCGCAGATCTGGCAGCTCTATTGGGGAGGTGTCTTGTGA
- a CDS encoding competence type IV pilus major pilin ComGC yields MQSAHTQRGFSLLSTLLAVMILAVILAIAVPRFTSAIATANTVKVQADLTALDTAIVLYQTAKGKNPSNLDDLAEYVTDLKNLKPPSGNVLVGGKEESMEKATYKIEQKNNVWRATCAGRTAEEYRTKE; encoded by the coding sequence ATGCAGTCCGCACATACGCAACGCGGATTTTCCCTGCTTTCGACACTGCTTGCCGTGATGATCTTGGCGGTGATCCTCGCGATTGCCGTGCCGCGTTTCACGTCTGCGATTGCGACGGCGAACACGGTGAAGGTGCAGGCGGATCTTACGGCGCTCGACACGGCAATCGTGCTGTATCAGACGGCAAAGGGGAAAAATCCCTCGAATCTTGACGATCTGGCAGAGTATGTAACCGATCTCAAGAATCTCAAGCCGCCCTCAGGCAATGTGCTCGTCGGCGGAAAGGAAGAGTCCATGGAAAAGGCGACGTACAAGATCGAGCAGAAGAACAATGTCTGGCGTGCGACTTGTGCGGGACGGACAGCGGAGGAATATCGTACGAAGGAGTAA
- the aroB gene encoding 3-dehydroquinate synthase, with protein sequence MIRRVAVELGERSYPIVIGNSIDDEMIGFVRQAGYSAHGMIVTDTNVGELHAGRIAEALERAGLQAEIAVIPAGESSKSLDTANDLFTRAIELGLDRRSPIFALGGGVVGDLAGFVAATYMRGVPFIQLPTSLLAQVDSSVGGKVAVNHPLGKNLIGAFYQPDAVFMDLDLLKTLPAREIATGLGEIIKYGIICDADFFAWLEEHCAQVLALAPPAAAHMIARSCEIKADVVRQDEREGGLRRILNFGHTIAHAIEKETGYVRYRHGEAVAIGMVGAAQISEEMGLLSAADRLRMESLIRAMGLPLTAAGVTAEAMYEDLFHDKKTVGGRIHWVLAEGIGKVSVHSDVPEEIVRKTLLGLSS encoded by the coding sequence ATGATACGCAGAGTGGCAGTCGAGCTTGGGGAGCGCAGCTATCCCATTGTGATCGGGAATTCCATTGACGATGAAATGATTGGATTCGTGCGTCAGGCGGGATACTCCGCGCATGGCATGATCGTCACGGATACGAATGTCGGAGAGCTCCATGCCGGACGCATTGCAGAGGCACTCGAACGCGCCGGGCTGCAGGCGGAGATTGCAGTGATTCCTGCGGGGGAGTCCTCGAAGAGTCTGGACACGGCGAACGATCTCTTTACGCGTGCAATAGAGCTCGGACTAGATCGTAGATCGCCGATCTTTGCACTCGGCGGAGGCGTGGTCGGCGACCTCGCTGGCTTTGTCGCGGCGACCTATATGCGCGGCGTGCCCTTTATCCAGCTGCCGACGAGCCTGCTCGCACAGGTGGACTCGAGCGTCGGCGGCAAGGTTGCCGTCAACCATCCGCTCGGCAAGAATCTCATCGGTGCATTCTACCAACCAGATGCAGTCTTTATGGATCTCGATCTGCTCAAGACATTGCCTGCGCGAGAGATTGCAACGGGACTCGGCGAGATCATCAAATACGGTATCATCTGCGATGCGGATTTCTTTGCATGGCTCGAGGAGCACTGCGCACAGGTGCTTGCGCTCGCCCCACCCGCAGCGGCGCATATGATTGCGCGTTCCTGTGAGATCAAGGCGGATGTTGTGCGGCAGGATGAGCGCGAGGGCGGTCTCAGGCGCATCTTGAACTTCGGGCATACGATTGCGCATGCAATCGAGAAGGAGACGGGGTATGTGCGCTACCGTCATGGAGAGGCGGTTGCCATTGGCATGGTGGGAGCGGCACAAATCAGCGAAGAGATGGGGCTCCTCTCCGCCGCAGATCGCCTCCGCATGGAGTCTCTGATTCGCGCGATGGGGCTGCCGCTCACCGCTGCGGGTGTGACGGCAGAGGCGATGTATGAGGATCTCTTCCACGACAAGAAAACCGTGGGCGGCCGCATTCATTGGGTGCTCGCCGAGGGCATTGGCAAGGTCTCTGTGCACAGCGATGTGCCGGAGGAGATTGTACGTAAAACATTGCTAGGACTTTCTTCCTGA
- the pilO gene encoding type 4a pilus biogenesis protein PilO has translation MMERLSKRQRIEIVLIFALALLLLYVLLIGPYIAVQRDAARAERAAAETLLMRADAYQRALLADGEAASKLRARQRRLADALPEVQGQGRFIHEVESLARRSGVSIIGVAPQASETAGEIAVQPIEFKFHGNYFDVLSFLRALQEGARCVQFSSFSLTAEGNELHGVLLVNIAAYAGAAK, from the coding sequence ATGATGGAACGACTTTCCAAGCGACAGCGCATCGAGATTGTGCTGATCTTCGCGCTTGCATTGCTTCTGCTCTATGTGCTCCTCATAGGACCGTATATCGCTGTGCAGCGCGATGCGGCACGCGCCGAACGGGCAGCGGCAGAGACGCTGCTTATGCGTGCAGATGCATATCAGAGAGCTCTGCTTGCAGATGGTGAGGCCGCGTCAAAGCTGCGGGCGCGGCAGAGGCGTCTTGCGGATGCCCTGCCCGAGGTGCAGGGGCAGGGCAGGTTCATTCATGAGGTGGAGAGCCTTGCTCGGCGCAGCGGCGTGTCGATTATCGGCGTTGCGCCGCAGGCGTCCGAGACTGCGGGCGAGATTGCAGTGCAGCCGATCGAATTCAAATTTCACGGGAATTACTTTGATGTCCTTTCCTTTCTGCGCGCGCTGCAGGAGGGGGCGCGCTGCGTGCAGTTCTCTTCCTTCTCGCTCACGGCAGAGGGAAATGAACTGCATGGAGTCCTTCTTGTCAACATCGCTGCGTATGCGGGCGCGGCGAAATAA
- a CDS encoding prepilin-type cleavage/methylation domain-containing protein, translated as MQGMALLNVLVAVSVLGIVFAAALPAALSLYARAAVEYEAVHLAAEIRRVQAISRVTAMELYMLEGRRSWKRDPRLEIYTDGYALHRPFDGTVRVHEPLPLVRFEQETAHGKRVAFDRNGDIARDWSSNMTIRVYAVGHEQDALRVVIDQAARIRLHRGAPHDDEAE; from the coding sequence ATGCAGGGCATGGCGCTTCTCAACGTGCTCGTTGCAGTCTCTGTACTCGGCATCGTATTTGCGGCGGCGCTTCCGGCAGCGCTTTCACTCTATGCACGTGCGGCGGTTGAGTACGAGGCTGTGCATCTCGCCGCCGAAATTCGGCGTGTGCAGGCAATCAGCCGTGTGACGGCGATGGAGCTCTATATGCTAGAGGGAAGACGCTCATGGAAACGCGATCCGCGTCTTGAAATTTACACTGATGGCTATGCACTTCATCGACCGTTTGATGGGACTGTTCGCGTGCATGAGCCGCTGCCGCTTGTGCGATTCGAGCAGGAGACGGCGCATGGAAAGCGCGTGGCATTTGACCGCAACGGGGACATTGCAAGAGATTGGAGCAGCAATATGACGATTCGGGTCTATGCTGTGGGGCATGAGCAGGATGCGCTGCGCGTTGTGATTGACCAGGCAGCGCGGATCCGCTTGCACCGAGGAGCACCTCATGACGATGAGGCGGAATAA
- a CDS encoding PilN domain-containing protein has translation MSGGAGIRLLWRTREAVGLYPGGKGLVLAHLCAAEENGGAWMVTESRTSETSCPAPSDAAALAAFIGTALQSAGWEKLPLALALPATEAETAEWELPIRLSGRELREALLWSLRAEADEAGAPLSDDVELVCTTLSETEPQRYWAAWMDKHRIRAYFTAFSAEGLRLQMITVYPPGGGVFADEIEAAREPRMPWEMESAEDGIASAVYAGLLMRAGTPEHLYWTARQPISAFLRAHAAQLIAVLAAALFLAGVGADVASYMAVRQVRDPTAEELALRGSELARMEEFSALRADVAQREQLLSAFSAESLPLPALLVHLGSMTVDGVHISGVQAEGHAIRIDGEAADYAALAALMGAMEEDAFFSAEVTLEQAGQGERTTNVPGRIHFILHSSW, from the coding sequence ATGTCTGGCGGCGCTGGTATTAGACTCTTGTGGCGCACGCGCGAGGCAGTTGGCCTCTATCCTGGGGGAAAGGGACTTGTGCTCGCGCACCTATGTGCAGCCGAGGAGAATGGGGGCGCGTGGATGGTGACGGAATCGCGCACGTCGGAGACCTCCTGCCCCGCACCTTCGGATGCAGCAGCACTCGCTGCATTTATTGGTACTGCGCTGCAGAGCGCAGGATGGGAGAAGCTGCCGCTGGCATTGGCGCTCCCCGCTACCGAGGCGGAGACGGCGGAATGGGAGCTGCCCATTCGTCTCAGCGGCAGAGAGCTGCGGGAGGCACTCCTCTGGTCGCTGCGCGCCGAGGCAGACGAGGCGGGGGCACCTCTATCCGATGATGTTGAGCTTGTGTGCACAACGCTGTCCGAGACTGAGCCGCAGCGCTATTGGGCGGCATGGATGGACAAGCATCGCATCCGTGCATATTTTACTGCATTCTCTGCTGAGGGGCTGCGATTGCAGATGATTACCGTCTATCCGCCGGGTGGCGGTGTGTTCGCGGATGAGATCGAGGCGGCGCGTGAGCCGCGTATGCCGTGGGAGATGGAAAGCGCGGAGGATGGGATTGCGTCTGCTGTCTATGCGGGGCTGCTCATGCGTGCGGGCACGCCCGAGCATCTGTATTGGACGGCGCGGCAGCCGATCTCTGCTTTCTTGCGTGCACATGCGGCGCAGCTGATCGCCGTTCTTGCCGCTGCACTTTTTCTCGCGGGCGTTGGTGCGGATGTTGCTTCTTACATGGCGGTGCGTCAGGTGCGTGACCCTACTGCAGAAGAACTTGCGCTCCGGGGCTCGGAGCTGGCGCGGATGGAGGAGTTCTCTGCTTTGCGCGCCGATGTGGCACAGCGTGAGCAGCTGCTCTCTGCGTTTTCAGCAGAATCTCTGCCGTTGCCTGCGCTCCTCGTGCATCTTGGCTCGATGACAGTCGATGGCGTGCATATTTCGGGGGTGCAGGCAGAGGGGCATGCGATTCGAATCGACGGGGAAGCCGCAGACTATGCGGCACTTGCCGCGCTTATGGGCGCGATGGAGGAGGACGCATTTTTCTCTGCGGAGGTCACGCTCGAACAGGCGGGGCAGGGGGAGCGCACGACCAATGTACCGGGGCGCATCCACTTCATTCTGCACAGCAGCTGGTAG
- a CDS encoding shikimate kinase — protein MKNVVLIGFMGTGKTSVGRLLAARLGCAFHDLDRKIEEKHGMSIPAMFREHGEPYFRAREKDAVREAAGRTNLVIATGGGTVKDAENVAILRQNGILVALTADVDTILQRTSARGARPVLDHADAGDRRAAVVQLLDERRSLYDGADITVDTSGRAPLEVAEHILQALRIWRK, from the coding sequence ATGAAGAATGTCGTATTGATCGGATTTATGGGCACAGGAAAGACGAGTGTCGGGCGACTGCTCGCCGCGCGTCTGGGCTGTGCATTTCACGATCTCGACCGCAAGATCGAGGAGAAGCATGGCATGTCCATTCCTGCAATGTTTCGGGAACATGGTGAGCCATATTTCCGTGCACGCGAAAAGGATGCTGTGCGCGAGGCGGCTGGGCGTACAAACCTCGTCATTGCAACGGGCGGCGGTACGGTAAAGGATGCGGAGAACGTCGCGATCCTGCGTCAAAATGGCATCCTCGTCGCGCTGACCGCCGATGTCGACACGATCCTCCAGCGCACATCGGCGCGCGGCGCACGTCCCGTGCTCGATCATGCGGATGCAGGGGATCGCCGCGCTGCTGTTGTGCAGCTCCTTGATGAGCGACGCAGCCTCTATGACGGGGCGGACATTACGGTCGATACGAGCGGACGCGCGCCGCTTGAGGTGGCAGAACACATCCTGCAGGCACTTCGGATATGGAGAAAATAA
- a CDS encoding prepilin-type cleavage/methylation protein produces MERRQAIPKDTNGARGFLLMELAVSLPIFVLLLSFLAFAVVWSWRSYQNEIADAELRQEMQIAAARIVESALLSDHIGERQRGVYEMEQETYGAQISRGARERYWLSDGRLVLNAVTSPITGAFSGAGVHIKAFSVREDALHPRLYHIEMRGMSMVTGRTYSLATSVYLREDIGGK; encoded by the coding sequence ATGGAGCGGCGTCAAGCAATCCCTAAGGACACGAACGGCGCAAGGGGCTTCCTGTTGATGGAGCTTGCCGTCAGCCTGCCGATCTTTGTGCTCCTGCTGAGTTTTCTCGCCTTTGCGGTTGTATGGTCATGGCGCAGCTATCAGAACGAGATCGCGGATGCGGAGCTGCGGCAGGAAATGCAGATTGCAGCTGCGCGCATTGTGGAGTCAGCGCTGCTCTCCGACCACATAGGGGAGCGGCAGCGTGGGGTATACGAGATGGAGCAGGAGACGTATGGTGCGCAGATTTCCAGAGGCGCGCGCGAGCGCTATTGGCTCTCAGATGGCCGCCTGGTGCTCAATGCGGTGACATCCCCCATCACGGGAGCGTTCAGCGGGGCGGGCGTCCATATCAAGGCGTTCTCTGTACGGGAGGATGCGCTGCACCCGCGCCTCTACCACATCGAGATGAGAGGCATGAGCATGGTGACGGGGCGTACGTACAGCCTCGCAACCTCTGTCTATCTGCGGGAGGATATTGGTGGCAAATAG
- a CDS encoding exodeoxyribonuclease III, giving the protein MRFVSWNVNGLRAALKKGFMESFKELNADAFCLQETKMQEGQAILDLPGYEQYFYSAEKKGYSGTAIFTRLKPLSVSYGIGIEEHDNEGRVITMEFEDVYLVTVYTPNSKNGLLRLDYRMVWEDAFRAFLLDLRAKKPVVVCGDLNVAHTEIDLKNPKSNRRNAGFTDEERGKFTELLAAGFVDTFRALYPDLTGAYTWWSYLRHARETNAGWRIDYFLVSEELRDRIAAAEIHADVFGSDHCPVSLTLK; this is encoded by the coding sequence ATGCGCTTTGTATCATGGAATGTCAACGGACTGCGTGCGGCTCTGAAGAAGGGCTTTATGGAGTCCTTCAAGGAACTCAACGCTGACGCATTCTGCTTACAGGAAACGAAGATGCAGGAGGGGCAGGCGATCCTCGATCTGCCCGGCTACGAGCAGTATTTTTACAGTGCGGAGAAAAAGGGCTACTCCGGCACGGCAATCTTTACGCGCCTAAAGCCTCTCTCGGTCAGCTATGGCATCGGCATAGAGGAGCACGACAACGAGGGGCGCGTCATCACGATGGAGTTCGAGGATGTCTACCTCGTCACCGTCTACACACCGAACTCGAAGAACGGGCTCCTGCGTCTCGACTACCGCATGGTCTGGGAGGATGCGTTCCGCGCGTTCCTGCTTGACCTGCGTGCGAAAAAGCCCGTCGTCGTCTGCGGCGACCTCAACGTCGCGCATACGGAGATTGACCTCAAGAATCCGAAGAGCAACCGCCGCAATGCGGGCTTTACGGACGAGGAGCGCGGCAAGTTCACGGAGCTGCTCGCAGCGGGCTTTGTCGATACCTTTCGCGCGCTCTACCCCGATCTGACGGGCGCGTACACGTGGTGGTCGTACCTGCGCCATGCGCGCGAGACGAACGCGGGGTGGCGCATCGACTACTTCCTCGTCTCCGAGGAGCTGCGTGACCGCATCGCAGCGGCGGAGATCCACGCGGATGTATTCGGGAGCGACCACTGCCCCGTATCATTGACCTTGAAATAA
- a CDS encoding type II secretion system protein — protein MTMRRNKAEAGWVLIETVVLGIIVLAVVAALTLFARTALLEERAAGRMEAAFVARAQLSMMEAELDQGIPPLSALTAVTSNDRLYQVETFVARQDEFYDVHLQISWEHLGHEEHADFVRRMRHHGAASSNP, from the coding sequence ATGACGATGAGGCGGAATAAGGCGGAGGCCGGCTGGGTTCTCATCGAGACTGTTGTACTCGGGATCATTGTCCTTGCTGTTGTGGCTGCGCTCACGCTCTTTGCACGAACGGCATTACTCGAGGAGCGCGCTGCCGGACGCATGGAGGCGGCGTTTGTCGCACGTGCACAGCTTTCGATGATGGAGGCGGAGCTGGATCAGGGAATACCGCCGCTATCTGCGCTGACAGCGGTCACCTCGAATGATCGGCTCTATCAGGTCGAGACATTCGTTGCGCGTCAGGATGAGTTCTACGATGTGCATCTGCAGATTTCGTGGGAACATTTGGGGCATGAGGAGCATGCAGATTTTGTGCGGAGGATGAGGCATCATGGAGCGGCGTCAAGCAATCCCTAA